The Bacteroidota bacterium region GTTGACCACAACAAAAAAAACATTTTCTGCACTTGAGGTGCAAAGACAATTAAATCATAAATCATATGAAGCAATTTGGAAAATGCTGCATAAGATTAGAGAGGCAATGGGTAGAAGAGATTCACGCTACAAGCTCTCTGAATTTATTGAACTTGATGATGGTTTTTTTGAAACTGTTAATCTGGAATCAAAAGAAGAGAATAGGAAAAGAGGTCGAGGAAGCCAAAAACAATCAAAGGTGTTGGTACTGATAGAATCTACACCATTTCAACCAGAAGAAAAAGAAGGCAAATACAAGCATAAACCTGACAGAAAAGTTGGACATGTAAAGATGATTGTAATGGAAAATCTCCAAAGTAAGAATATCAACGAAAAAACAAAAAAGACTGTTAAAGGTGATGCATCAGCAGTTTCAGATGCATATAGGGGCTACAATAAACTGGAGGAAATATTAAAGTCTCATAAAGTTATAAATACTTCAGAAATCAAAGAAGCCCATACCGTATTACCATGGGTGCACAGTGCTATAGGCAATGCAAAGAAAGTTCTTCAGGGGCTTCATCATAGTATAGGAAAAGATTATCTGCAAAATTATTTAAATGAATTTTGCTATAAATACAACAGACGATATTTTGACGACAAACTATTTGACAGGTTGGTAATAGCTTGTATTGAGCTAGAATAGTTTTGGGAGAAAAAGCTGATAGTCATTTTGTTTTTTATAGTTCCACCATTTGATGAATTAGAGTTATATAATGCATATATTGAGCTAGAACCACTAATTCTTGAAATTAAGTTTTTTGCAATCGTTGGATTTGAACCAGAAGAACGAATTACATATACCTGAGACGCA contains the following coding sequences:
- a CDS encoding IS1595 family transposase, which encodes MNLFEFMDRFPDEDACVKHFMEVRNKLGVKCKRCGHSDHYWKRDRESYQCKNCGKRITLRSGTALQNSNLSYMLWFKAMHLLTTTKKTFSALEVQRQLNHKSYEAIWKMLHKIREAMGRRDSRYKLSEFIELDDGFFETVNLESKEENRKRGRGSQKQSKVLVLIESTPFQPEEKEGKYKHKPDRKVGHVKMIVMENLQSKNINEKTKKTVKGDASAVSDAYRGYNKLEEILKSHKVINTSEIKEAHTVLPWVHSAIGNAKKVLQGLHHSIGKDYLQNYLNEFCYKYNRRYFDDKLFDRLVIACIELE